Within the Gloeobacter kilaueensis JS1 genome, the region GTGACCTGCTCGTAGACGATCCGGTAGCGCTGGAGCGCATCTTCAAAGAAGTGCCGCACCTCATCGCTGTTCACGCCGAGGACGAGGCGCGCATCCGGGAGCGCACGGCGCTGTTTGCTGACCGCACCGACCCCCACGTCCACTCCGAGTTGCGCGACGACGAGTGCGCCCGCCTCGCTACTGACCTGGCGCTGACACTTTCTAAGCGCTACCGGCGGCGGCTGCACATCCTGCACCTATCCACGGCAGCAGAAGTGGCGTTGCTCGCCGCCGACAAACCCGCCTGGGTCACTGCCGAAGTGATCCCCCAGCACCTGTTTCTCTCGACAGCAGCCTACGATGCGATCGGGATGCGCGCCAAGCAAAACCCGCCCCTGCGCTCAGAAGCGGACCGACTGGCGCTGTGGGCCGGCTTGCGCTCGGGGCTCATCGACTTTGTGGCCACCGACCACGCACCCCACCTGCTCTCCGAAAAAGACAGAGACTACTTTCAGGCCGCCGCCGGGATGCCGGGGGTCGAAACCTCACTCCCCCTGATGCTCACCGCCCTGGTGCGCGGCGAGGTGAATTTCGAGCAGATCGTCCGCTGGATGAGCCGGGCAGCGGCCCACGCCTACAACATTCCCAATAAGGGCTCGATCCGGCCCGGCTACGACGCCGACCTGGTGCTTGTGGATCTGGAGACCACCCGGCCCGCCCAGGCGGCCCGGATGGCGAGCCGCTGCGGCTGGACTCCTTTTGAAGGCTGGCCGCTCACCGGCTGGCCGGTACTGACG harbors:
- a CDS encoding dihydroorotase, which produces MTSLLLRNVRMVLDDGSLYAGDLLCRDGTIAQIDRALNEAAERTIDGGGRVLLPGVIDPQVHFREPGKEYKEDLQTGSWACARGGVTSFLEMPNTSPATTTCELLKDKLARAASKCVVNYGFFIGATSDNIAELQQSIGLSCGVKIFMGASTGDLLVDDPVALERIFKEVPHLIAVHAEDEARIRERTALFADRTDPHVHSELRDDECARLATDLALTLSKRYRRRLHILHLSTAAEVALLAADKPAWVTAEVIPQHLFLSTAAYDAIGMRAKQNPPLRSEADRLALWAGLRSGLIDFVATDHAPHLLSEKDRDYFQAAAGMPGVETSLPLMLTALVRGEVNFEQIVRWMSRAAAHAYNIPNKGSIRPGYDADLVLVDLETTRPAQAARMASRCGWTPFEGWPLTGWPVLTVVGGQVVFEEDEVQKDVRGRALSYSPGQS